A DNA window from Phragmites australis chromosome 11, lpPhrAust1.1, whole genome shotgun sequence contains the following coding sequences:
- the LOC133884682 gene encoding dolichyl-diphosphooligosaccharide--protein glycosyltransferase subunit STT3A-like isoform X2 — protein sequence MAEPEVSSAAAGGGGRLRNAFGGVLCAFALLLIGVLAFSIRLFSVIKYESVIHEFDPYFNFRVTQFLSKNGIYEFWNWFDDRTWYPLGRVIGGTVYPGLTLTAGTIWWLLNSLNIPLSVETVCVFTAPIFSANASWATYLLTKEAKGTGAGLMAAAILAMVPSYISRSVAGSYDNEAVAIFALIFTFYLYVKTLNTGSLFYATLNALSYFYMVCSWGGYTFIINLIPMHVLLCIVTGRYSSRLYIAYAPLVILGTLLAALVPVVGFNAVMTSEHFASFLVFIILHVVALVYYIKGLLTPRLFKVAMTLVISVGLAVCFAVVAILVALVASSPTKGWSGRSLSLLDPTYASKYIPIIASVSEHQPPTWPSYFMDINVLAFLIPAGIISCFLPLSDASSFMVLYLVTAVYFSGVMVRLMLVLAPAACILSGIALSEVFGVLTRSMKTHLSKLFDDSPAASGDSSPESSSSSVNTDSTKSENRTEKTETAPKEKPSKKNRKKKEVAESVPVKPKKEKRLLVLPFELSVMGILLLIVLGGFYVVHCVWAAAEAYSAPSIVLTSRSRDGMHVFDDFREAYAWLSHNTDVDDKVASWWDYGYQTTAMANRTVIVDNNTWNNTHIATVGTAMSSPEKAAWEIFNSLDVKYILVVFGGLVGYPSDDINKFLWMVRIGGGVFPHIKEPDYLRDGQYRVDAQATPTMLNCLMYKLCYYRFVETDGKGFDKVRGYEIGKKHFKLTHFEEVFTTHHWMVRIYKLKPQRNRVRGKLKKLKSNAKTSPALAAGRKKNPWQ from the exons ATGGCGGAGCCCGAGGTCTCCTCcgccgcggccggcggcggcgggcgactCCGCAACGCCTTCGGCGGCGTGCTGTGCGCCTtcgccctcctcctcatcggcgTCCTCGCGTTCTCGATCCGCCTCTTCTCC GTGATCAAGTACGAGAGCGTGATCCACGAGTTCGACCCCTACTTCAACTTCCGCGTCACTCAG TTTTTGTCCAAGAATGGAATTTACGAGTTCTGGAACTGGTTTGATGATAGGACATG GTATCCCCTTGGCCGTGTGATTGGTGGCACCGTGTATCCTGGCTTGACATTGACAGCTGGAACTATTTGGTG GTTGCTGAACTCTCTTAACATCCCATTGTCGGTGGAAACTGTTTGTGTGTTCACTGCTCCAATTTTCTCTGCAAATGCTTCCTGGGCTACTTACCTCTTAACAAAG GAAGCAAAGGGCACTGGAGCTGGATTGATGGCAGCAGCCATTTTGGCAATG GTCCCCTCGTATATCTCAAGATCCGTTGCAGGTAGCTATGATAATGAAGCTGTAGCAATATTTGCCTTGATATTTACATTTTATCTATATGTAAAG ACACTGAACACTGGATCACTCTTTTATGCAACACTCAATGCTCTCTCGTATTTCTACATG GTCTGTTCTTGGGGAGGCTACACATTCATTATCAATCTTATTCCAATGCACGTCCTCTTGTGCATTGTAACTGGCCGTTATTCTTCGCGACTTTACATTGCATATGCTCCCCTT GTTATACTGGGGACACTTCTGGCAGCCTTAGTACCTGTGGTTGGTTTCAATGCAGTGATGACATCTGAGCACTTTGCTTCATTTCTG GTGTTCATAATCCTTCATGTGGTTGCTCTTGTGTATTATATCAAAGGACTCTTGACTCCTAGGCTGTTCAAAGTTGCTATGACTCTTGTCATATCTGTTGGCTT AGCTGTTTGTTTTGCGGTAGTAGCCATTCTCGTCGCATTGGTGGCATCTAGTCCAACAAAAGGCTGGAGTGGGCGCAGTTTGAGTCTACTTGACCC AACTTATGCAAGCAAGTACATTCCTATCATTGCCAGTGTCAGTGAACACCAACCCCCTACCTGGCCCTCTTATTTTATGGATATCAATGTGTTGGCCTTCCTGATTCCTGCTGGGATCATT TCATGCTTCTTGCCTTTATCTGATGCAAGCTCCTTCATGGTCTTGTACTTGGTCACCGCAGTGTATTTTTCTGGAGTAATG GTGCGGCTTATGCTTGTCCTTGCTCCTGCTGCGTGCATTTTATCTGGGATTGCTCTCTCAGAAGTTTTCGGTGTCCTCACACGATCTATGAAAACTCATCTGTCAAAattatttgatgatagcccTGCTGCA TCAGGGGATAGTAGCCCAGAGAGTTCTTCTAGTTCTGTCAATACAGATTCAACAAAAAGCGAAAATAGGACTGAAAAAACTGAAACAGCTCCAAAGGAAAAACCATCAAAGAAGAACCGGAAGAAGAAGGAAGTGGCAGAAAGTGTTCCTGTAAAacctaaaaaggaaaagaggcttcttgtactgccttttgaaTTATCCGTTATGGGTATTTTGTTGCTGATTGTGTTAGGCGGTTTCTACGTG GTCCATTGTGTATGGGCAGCAGCTGAAGCGTACTCCGCACCTTCAATTGTGCTGACATCTCGTTCACGTGATGGAATGCACGTTTTTGATGATTTTCGTGAAGCTTATGCATGGTTGAGCCATAACACAGATGTAGATGACAAG GTTGCTTCCTGGTGGGACTATGGTTACCAAACAACAGCAATGGCCAATAGGACTGTGATTGTAGACAATAATACCTGGAACAACACTCACATAGCAACAGTTGGGACTGCAATGTCGTCCCCAGAGAAAGCAGCATGGGAAATCTTCAATTCTTTAGATGTCAAATACATCCTTGTTGTATTTGGAG GGCTTGTCGGGTACCCTAGTGATGATATTAATAAGTTCCTTTGGATGGTTCGCATAGGAGGTGGTGTATTCCCTCACATCAAGGAGCCGGATTATCTT AGGGATGGTCAATACCGTGTTGATGCTCAAGCTACGCCAACTATGTTAAATTGCCTCATGTACAAGCTTTGCTACTACAG GTTTGTCGAGACTGATGGCAAAGGTTTTGATAAAGTAAGAGGATATGAAATAGGAAAGAAGCATTTCAAGCTAACACACTTTGAGGAG GTTTTCACAACCCACCATTGGATGGTCCGCATTTACAAACTGAAACCTCAGAGGAACAGGGTTCGAGGCAAGTTGAAGAAGTTGAAATCT AATGCCAAAACTAGTCCCGCACTTGCAGCAGGCCGAAAGAAGAACCCGTGGCAGTAG
- the LOC133885770 gene encoding nuclear pore complex protein NUP35-like has product MASSSSRSPAASRRGRGAARQSPFFRDLASPIPTHRAASRFASSPAGSPYAAAATPPPPPLFTLDDRFAAADFSPDPTASDLLPVPSSPSPRAAASRSPSWDRSRGKATFSAPGSPMDGVVEPARKEVLALPPPSSPGTPPPAPAAEAQSPVTPAQAPARTEPVANGGEVERFEREEWVTVFGFSTGDTNLVLREFEKCGVILRHHSGPRDGNWIHILYQRTYDARKALQKNGIQLSSGLIVGVKPIDPVHRQQLDERFTGSNQGGFMVSLPSKSLALKSTGASNQLGALPRPYDPKANTNVNRDAGRPATRSVAAPAKSIVTNVMDLIFGI; this is encoded by the exons atggcttcctcctcctcccggtcCCCCGCCGCCTCGCGCCGCGGCCGTGGCGCCGCGCGGCAGTCCCCGTTCTTCCGCGACCTCGCCTCCCCGATCCCGACCCACCGCGCGGCCTCCCGCTTCGCTTCGTCCCCCGCCGGGTCCCCttacgccgccgccgccacaccgccgccgccgcctctcttcACCCTCGACGACCGCTTCGCCGCGGCCGACTTCTCCCCCGACCCCACCGCCTCCGACCTCCTCCCcgtcccctcctctccctccccgcgcgccgccgccagccGCTCGCCGTCATGGGACCGGTCCCGCGGCAAGGCGACGTTTTCTGCGCCCGGATCCCCCATGGATGGGGTCGTGGAGCCGGCCCGGAAGGAGGTTCTCGCGTTGCCGCCGCCTTCGAGTCCCGGCACCCCTCCTCCTGCCCCGGCTGCGGAGGCGCAGTCGCCTGTGACTCCGGCGCAAGCACCGGCTAGGACGGAGCCGGTGGCGAACGGAGGGGAGGTTGAACGGTTTGAACGGGAGGAGTGGGTCACTGTATTCGG ATTCTCCACTGGTGATACCAACCTTGTTCTTCGGGAGTTTGAGAAATGCGGAGTAATATTGAGACATCACTCTGGTCCAAGAGATGGTAATTGGATCCACATATTATATCAG CGCACCTATGATGCTCGGAAGGCCCTTCAAAAGAATGGTATCCAATTAAGCAGCGGTCTCATAGTTGGAGTGAAGCCTATTGATCCGGTGCACCGGCAGCAGCTTGATGAGAGGTTCACTGGAAGCAATCAAGGTGGCTTCATGGTTTCATTGCCTTCAAAGTCACTTGCCTTGAAGAGCACAGGTGCATCAAACCAGCTAGGAGCCTTGCCTCGCCCATATGACCCGAAGGCTAACACAAATGTTAACCGAGATGCAGGCCGTCCTGCAACCCGCAGCGTTGCTGCACCAGCAAAATCAATTGTAACCAATGTGATGGATTTGATATTTGGCATTTGA
- the LOC133884682 gene encoding dolichyl-diphosphooligosaccharide--protein glycosyltransferase subunit STT3A-like isoform X1, which produces MAEPEVSSAAAGGGGRLRNAFGGVLCAFALLLIGVLAFSIRLFSVIKYESVIHEFDPYFNFRVTQFLSKNGIYEFWNWFDDRTWYPLGRVIGGTVYPGLTLTAGTIWWLLNSLNIPLSVETVCVFTAPIFSANASWATYLLTKEAKGTGAGLMAAAILAMVPSYISRSVAGSYDNEAVAIFALIFTFYLYVKTLNTGSLFYATLNALSYFYMVCSWGGYTFIINLIPMHVLLCIVTGRYSSRLYIAYAPLVILGTLLAALVPVVGFNAVMTSEHFASFLVFIILHVVALVYYIKGLLTPRLFKVAMTLVISVGLAVCFAVVAILVALVASSPTKGWSGRSLSLLDPTYASKYIPIIASVSEHQPPTWPSYFMDINVLAFLIPAGIISCFLPLSDASSFMVLYLVTAVYFSGVMVRLMLVLAPAACILSGIALSEVFGVLTRSMKTHLSKLFDDSPAAPKSGDSSPESSSSSVNTDSTKSENRTEKTETAPKEKPSKKNRKKKEVAESVPVKPKKEKRLLVLPFELSVMGILLLIVLGGFYVVHCVWAAAEAYSAPSIVLTSRSRDGMHVFDDFREAYAWLSHNTDVDDKVASWWDYGYQTTAMANRTVIVDNNTWNNTHIATVGTAMSSPEKAAWEIFNSLDVKYILVVFGGLVGYPSDDINKFLWMVRIGGGVFPHIKEPDYLRDGQYRVDAQATPTMLNCLMYKLCYYRFVETDGKGFDKVRGYEIGKKHFKLTHFEEVFTTHHWMVRIYKLKPQRNRVRGKLKKLKSNAKTSPALAAGRKKNPWQ; this is translated from the exons ATGGCGGAGCCCGAGGTCTCCTCcgccgcggccggcggcggcgggcgactCCGCAACGCCTTCGGCGGCGTGCTGTGCGCCTtcgccctcctcctcatcggcgTCCTCGCGTTCTCGATCCGCCTCTTCTCC GTGATCAAGTACGAGAGCGTGATCCACGAGTTCGACCCCTACTTCAACTTCCGCGTCACTCAG TTTTTGTCCAAGAATGGAATTTACGAGTTCTGGAACTGGTTTGATGATAGGACATG GTATCCCCTTGGCCGTGTGATTGGTGGCACCGTGTATCCTGGCTTGACATTGACAGCTGGAACTATTTGGTG GTTGCTGAACTCTCTTAACATCCCATTGTCGGTGGAAACTGTTTGTGTGTTCACTGCTCCAATTTTCTCTGCAAATGCTTCCTGGGCTACTTACCTCTTAACAAAG GAAGCAAAGGGCACTGGAGCTGGATTGATGGCAGCAGCCATTTTGGCAATG GTCCCCTCGTATATCTCAAGATCCGTTGCAGGTAGCTATGATAATGAAGCTGTAGCAATATTTGCCTTGATATTTACATTTTATCTATATGTAAAG ACACTGAACACTGGATCACTCTTTTATGCAACACTCAATGCTCTCTCGTATTTCTACATG GTCTGTTCTTGGGGAGGCTACACATTCATTATCAATCTTATTCCAATGCACGTCCTCTTGTGCATTGTAACTGGCCGTTATTCTTCGCGACTTTACATTGCATATGCTCCCCTT GTTATACTGGGGACACTTCTGGCAGCCTTAGTACCTGTGGTTGGTTTCAATGCAGTGATGACATCTGAGCACTTTGCTTCATTTCTG GTGTTCATAATCCTTCATGTGGTTGCTCTTGTGTATTATATCAAAGGACTCTTGACTCCTAGGCTGTTCAAAGTTGCTATGACTCTTGTCATATCTGTTGGCTT AGCTGTTTGTTTTGCGGTAGTAGCCATTCTCGTCGCATTGGTGGCATCTAGTCCAACAAAAGGCTGGAGTGGGCGCAGTTTGAGTCTACTTGACCC AACTTATGCAAGCAAGTACATTCCTATCATTGCCAGTGTCAGTGAACACCAACCCCCTACCTGGCCCTCTTATTTTATGGATATCAATGTGTTGGCCTTCCTGATTCCTGCTGGGATCATT TCATGCTTCTTGCCTTTATCTGATGCAAGCTCCTTCATGGTCTTGTACTTGGTCACCGCAGTGTATTTTTCTGGAGTAATG GTGCGGCTTATGCTTGTCCTTGCTCCTGCTGCGTGCATTTTATCTGGGATTGCTCTCTCAGAAGTTTTCGGTGTCCTCACACGATCTATGAAAACTCATCTGTCAAAattatttgatgatagcccTGCTGCA CCAAAGTCAGGGGATAGTAGCCCAGAGAGTTCTTCTAGTTCTGTCAATACAGATTCAACAAAAAGCGAAAATAGGACTGAAAAAACTGAAACAGCTCCAAAGGAAAAACCATCAAAGAAGAACCGGAAGAAGAAGGAAGTGGCAGAAAGTGTTCCTGTAAAacctaaaaaggaaaagaggcttcttgtactgccttttgaaTTATCCGTTATGGGTATTTTGTTGCTGATTGTGTTAGGCGGTTTCTACGTG GTCCATTGTGTATGGGCAGCAGCTGAAGCGTACTCCGCACCTTCAATTGTGCTGACATCTCGTTCACGTGATGGAATGCACGTTTTTGATGATTTTCGTGAAGCTTATGCATGGTTGAGCCATAACACAGATGTAGATGACAAG GTTGCTTCCTGGTGGGACTATGGTTACCAAACAACAGCAATGGCCAATAGGACTGTGATTGTAGACAATAATACCTGGAACAACACTCACATAGCAACAGTTGGGACTGCAATGTCGTCCCCAGAGAAAGCAGCATGGGAAATCTTCAATTCTTTAGATGTCAAATACATCCTTGTTGTATTTGGAG GGCTTGTCGGGTACCCTAGTGATGATATTAATAAGTTCCTTTGGATGGTTCGCATAGGAGGTGGTGTATTCCCTCACATCAAGGAGCCGGATTATCTT AGGGATGGTCAATACCGTGTTGATGCTCAAGCTACGCCAACTATGTTAAATTGCCTCATGTACAAGCTTTGCTACTACAG GTTTGTCGAGACTGATGGCAAAGGTTTTGATAAAGTAAGAGGATATGAAATAGGAAAGAAGCATTTCAAGCTAACACACTTTGAGGAG GTTTTCACAACCCACCATTGGATGGTCCGCATTTACAAACTGAAACCTCAGAGGAACAGGGTTCGAGGCAAGTTGAAGAAGTTGAAATCT AATGCCAAAACTAGTCCCGCACTTGCAGCAGGCCGAAAGAAGAACCCGTGGCAGTAG